In a single window of the Littorina saxatilis isolate snail1 linkage group LG5, US_GU_Lsax_2.0, whole genome shotgun sequence genome:
- the LOC138967175 gene encoding uncharacterized protein, whose product MVASLCCPQCKNKCLSLCTDSRPTSGLAVFAQVNCSSCEEPVYEQYLATKFKSKTKVFDMNRQAVYSSLACGLGATTFRNFCENMDLAGLHHKTFHTHASQLFTQLEGFRKHVFSETVAYVREVHARYCGTTLGVDDTLNIIVSYDGTWLTRGHSSHIGVGCAVDLLTGLCVDAHVMCTYCQVCESTGQKLFQEKPEEYAAWLVDHLDKCEVNYKGSSGMMEVEAARVIWRRSVNTNKLRYTTLLSDGDSKTFTELNDIKPYGEDIHIDKEECVNHVSKRLGTALRNMVTDCRKRGVTLGGRGRGQLTGNAIRKLQIYYNRAIRSNKDVCSMKKAIMASLYHCFSTDENPQHELCPAGESSWCFFQEALAKHQVPGPHKHLIHTPLNEEKLAAHLLPIYERLSEEHLLSRCVSGKTQNANECLHSLIWSRCAKDHFASRSRVEFAVLTAIREFNFGPAAAADSAQFFGFQTGHHMKRLGAARMHKRVRNSLKAVRDKQSKRRDKVRAAKSKRLEELVQLEGGPAYAAGMF is encoded by the exons ATGGTTGCAAGTTTGTGCTGTCCACAGTGCAAAAACAAGTGCTTGTCTCTTTGCACAGACTCCAGACCAACAAGTGGCTTGGCAGTATTTGCCCAGGTGAACTGTTCTTCGTGCGAAGAGCCTGTGTATGAACAGTATCTGGCGACAAAATTTAAATCCAAGACAAAAGTGTTCGACATGAACAGACAGGCAGTGTATTCCTCGCTTGCTTGTGGACTGGGAGCCACCACATTCAgaaatttctgtgaaaacatggATTTAGCTGGACTTCACCACAAGACCTTTCATACTCATGCCAGCCAACTATTCACACAACTAGAGGGATTCCGGAAGCATGTGTTCAGTGAGACTGTTGCATATGTTCGAGAAGTTCATGCAAGATACTGTGGCACTACTCTTGGTGTCGATGACACCCTGAACATTATTGTGAGCTATGATGGCACCTGGCTTACTCGTGGACACTCTTCGCACATTGGAGTTGGGTGTGCTGTGGACTTACTTACTGGACTCTGTGTTGATGCCCATGTCATGTGTACCTACTGCCAGGTGTGCGAGTCTACGGGGCAGAAGCTGTTTCAGGAAAAACCAGAGGAGTATGCGGCCTGGCTCGTGGACCACTTGGACAAGTGTGAGGTGAACTATAAAG gCTCATCAGGGATGATGGAGGTGGAAGCAGCCCGTGTCATATGGCGTCGATCGGTGAACACCAACAAGCTTCGCTACACAACACTTCTGTCGGACGGTGACTCCAAGACTTTTACAGAGCTCAACGACATCAAGCCCTATGGTGAGGATATTCACATTGACAAGGAAGAGTGTGTGAACCATGTGAGTAAACGACTTGGTACAGCTCTTCGCAACATGGTGACAGACTGCCGAAAGCGAGGGGTGACTCTTGGTGGACGTGGAAGGGGTCAGCTGACAGGCAATGCCATACGCAAGCTACAGATTTACTACAACCGGGCAATTCGTAGCAACAAGGATGTGTGTAGCATGAAAAAAGCAATCATGGCATCACTGTACCATTGTTTTTCCACTGACGAAAATCCACAACATGAACTTTGTCCTGCTGGAGAGAGCTCGTGGTGTTTCTTTCAGGAAGCGCTGGCGAAGCACCAAGTTCCAGGTCCACACAAACACCTCATCCACACACCCCTCAATGAGGAGAAGTTAGCTGCACACCTGTTGCCCATTTATGAGAGACTTTCTGAAGAACACCTACTCAGCAGATGTGTTTCTGgcaagacacaaaatgccaatGAGTGTCTCCACAGCCTCATTTGGTCAAGATGTGCTAAGGACCACTTTGCTTCCCGCAGTCGTGTTGAGTTTGCAGTCTTGACTGCTATTAGAGAGTTCAACTTTggacctgctgctgctgccgactCTGCCCAGTTCTTCGGATTCCAGACTGGACATCACATGAAGAGGCTTGGAGCAGCCAGGATGCACAAGAGGGTGCGGAACAGTCTGAAGGCTGTGAGAGACAAGCAAAGTAAAAGGAGAGACAAAGTGCGGGCAGCCAAGTCAAAGAGACTGGAAGAACTTGTTCAGCTGGAAGGTGGCCCTGCATATGCTGCAGGCATGTTCTAA